The Oncorhynchus tshawytscha isolate Ot180627B linkage group LG30, Otsh_v2.0, whole genome shotgun sequence genome includes a region encoding these proteins:
- the LOC121841371 gene encoding uncharacterized protein LOC121841371: MKEEKEEYVVVLENYLLEESKSDFSLIPYNPNAPGKTAAEKWFRSGELGVSDSFDQYTFGKKVEQGNNKVILLLGATGSGKTTLVNVMINYILGVKWEDCYRFKLIHEVTSRSQAESQTVVVTSYELYNQPGFQIPYSLTVIDTPGFGDTRGMAHDKLLIQMLKDFLCHPLGIDHIDAVCFVVQAPLVRLSPSQRYIFDSILSIFGKDVAENIQMLVTFVDGKHIPVLEAIKAANLPCKKNKKGLPTHFKFNGSILFSKETESSSEEDDSDDDHKAQCPEQWRSTFKEMKTFFQALESIESKDLTLTKNVLEERELLEKTMTRLTPQITAGLSKLSEIKSFKQCLENEEENMKDNKL; the protein is encoded by the exons ATGAAAGAG GAGAAAGAAGAGTATGTGGTAGTCCTGGAGAACTACTTGCTGGAAGAATCTAAAAGTGATTTTTCACTGATACCTTACAACCCCAACGCACCCGGGAAGACTGCAGCAGAAAAGTGGTTTCGCTCGGGGGAG TTGGGTGTTAGTGACAGTTTTGACCAGTACACATTTGGGAAGAAAGTTGAGCAAGGGAATAACAAGGTGATATTGCTTCTGGGGGCCACAGGTTCAGGAAAAACGACTCTGGTCAATGTCATGATAAACTACATCCTCGGGGTAAAGTGGGAAGACTGTTACCGCTTTAAGCTCATCCATGAGGTGACCAGCAGGTCACAGGCTGAGAGCCAGACTGTGGTTGTGACATCATACGAGCTCTACAACCAGCCAGGCTTTCAGATTCCTTATTCTCTGACCGTCATTGACACACCAGGGTTCGGAGACACCAGAGGAATGGCTCATGATAAATTGCTCATCCAGATGTTGAAGGATTTCTTATGTCATCCTTTAGGGATTGATCACATTGATGCAGTCTGCTTTGTAGTGCAGGCACCACTTGTTCGTCTCAGTCCTTCCCAGAGATACATCTTTGATTCCATCCTGTCCATCTTTGGAAAGGATGTTGCTGAAAACATCCAGATGCTTGTGACATTTGTTGATGGGAAGCACATACCGGTACTAGAGGCCATCAAAGCTGCAAATCTGCCCTGTAAGAAAAACAAGAAGGGGCTACCAACCCATTTCAAGTTCAACGGTTCAATTCTGTTCTCAAAGGAGACGGAGAGCAGCTCTGAAGAGGATGATTCTGATGATGATCATAAGGCCCAGTGTCCAGAGCAATGGAGGTCAACCTTCAAGGAGATGAAGACATTTTTCCAAGCACTGGAAAGCATTGAGAGTAAAGATCTGACCCTGACAAAGAACGTTCTGGAAGAACGTGAGCTTCTGGAGAAGACCATGACACGCCTGACCCCTCAGATCACAGCAGGTCTGTCAAAGCTAAGTGAGATCAAAAGCTTCAAACAGTGTCTGGAGAATGAGGAGGAGAACATGAAAGACAACAAACTTTGA